Proteins from a genomic interval of Streptomyces sp. NBC_00820:
- a CDS encoding N-acetylmuramoyl-L-alanine amidase codes for MRKRVAPRVSSAVRGHRRIICVTASAALLVPLLIDRSIDTGGPADQRLQDDYTAAADEYHVPRSIVLGVSYLQSRWDSHPGTPSVVGGYGPMHLVDTRALQDRRTPRRSASPLPGAATAEPPAPYAAGAPADRTGQPADLRRAASLIGLPAERLRADDAANVRGGAALLAAAQRSLGKPLSANPADWWDAVARFPGTTDSAAAATYANDVFEVIHRGAHRTTDAGQRVALAANPRVRPHAPRTSGAQGAQGVECPAGVACSWLSAPYVRIDEDAYGNHDLADRPKDQRIEYIVIHDTEAPLSSMLQTIQDPEEASWHYSIRSSDGHITQHIKTKDAAWHSGNQFVNGRSIGVEHEGFLRHPDAWYTEEMYRSSARLVRYLAKKYQVPLDRQHIFGHDNVPSPTEESIPDMHDDPGPFWDWRHYFDLLGAPLRGTAGPDSDVVMILPDYARNTPRFTGCSSSGVPCAPHGSSAVHLHTEPADNAPLIQDPGRRPDGDDSTEDVNDLGSRVSAGQTFAVADRSGEWTAIWFQGHKGWFRNPPSNPVAVGTRGRTVTPKAGLSEIPVFGRALPEGAAYPDGVDEQSESPLPYTISAGQRYVTQSRVLGTYVDRSSFGESPAPVVKGEEAYYEIQLDHRLAYVRAGDVDVVNPPAAAGPNVAPPQAPKP; via the coding sequence ATGAGAAAACGCGTCGCCCCCCGCGTCTCCAGTGCCGTACGCGGACACCGGCGGATCATCTGTGTGACCGCTTCGGCGGCGCTCCTGGTGCCGTTGCTGATCGACCGTTCGATCGATACCGGCGGACCCGCCGACCAGCGCCTGCAGGACGACTACACCGCCGCCGCGGACGAGTACCACGTACCGCGGAGCATCGTCCTGGGCGTGTCCTATCTGCAGTCGAGGTGGGACTCCCATCCGGGCACACCGAGTGTCGTCGGCGGCTACGGGCCGATGCACCTGGTGGACACCCGCGCGCTCCAGGACCGGCGGACGCCGCGCCGCTCCGCCAGTCCCCTGCCGGGCGCGGCGACGGCGGAGCCGCCCGCCCCCTACGCCGCCGGCGCCCCGGCCGACCGCACCGGCCAACCCGCCGACCTGCGCCGGGCCGCGAGCCTGATCGGGCTGCCGGCCGAGCGGCTGCGCGCGGACGACGCCGCCAACGTGCGCGGCGGCGCGGCCCTCCTCGCGGCGGCCCAGCGCAGCCTCGGCAAGCCGCTCAGCGCCAACCCGGCCGACTGGTGGGACGCCGTGGCCCGCTTCCCTGGCACGACCGACTCCGCGGCGGCGGCGACGTACGCGAACGACGTCTTCGAGGTCATCCACCGCGGCGCGCACCGCACCACCGACGCCGGACAGCGCGTCGCCCTCGCCGCGAACCCCCGGGTACGGCCGCACGCTCCCCGTACGTCGGGCGCGCAGGGGGCGCAGGGCGTCGAGTGCCCGGCCGGGGTGGCCTGCTCCTGGCTGAGCGCGCCGTACGTCAGGATCGACGAGGACGCGTACGGCAATCACGACCTGGCCGACCGGCCCAAGGACCAGCGCATCGAGTACATCGTCATCCACGACACCGAGGCGCCCCTGTCCTCGATGCTCCAGACCATCCAGGATCCGGAGGAGGCCTCCTGGCACTACTCCATCCGCTCCAGCGACGGTCACATCACCCAGCACATCAAGACCAAGGACGCGGCCTGGCACTCCGGGAACCAGTTCGTCAACGGCCGCTCGATCGGCGTCGAGCACGAGGGGTTCCTCCGGCACCCCGACGCCTGGTACACGGAGGAGATGTACCGGTCCTCGGCCCGGCTGGTCCGGTACCTGGCGAAGAAGTACCAGGTCCCGCTGGACCGGCAGCACATCTTCGGCCACGACAACGTGCCGTCCCCGACCGAGGAGTCGATCCCGGACATGCACGACGATCCGGGCCCGTTCTGGGACTGGCGGCACTACTTCGACCTGCTCGGCGCGCCCCTGCGGGGCACGGCGGGGCCGGACAGCGACGTGGTGATGATCCTTCCGGACTACGCCCGCAACACGCCGCGGTTCACGGGATGCTCCTCGAGCGGGGTGCCGTGCGCGCCGCACGGCTCCAGCGCCGTGCACCTGCACACCGAACCGGCCGACAACGCCCCGCTGATCCAGGACCCGGGCCGGCGTCCCGACGGTGACGACTCCACCGAGGACGTCAACGATCTCGGGTCGCGGGTCTCCGCGGGGCAGACCTTCGCGGTCGCCGACCGCAGCGGCGAGTGGACGGCGATCTGGTTCCAGGGCCACAAGGGCTGGTTCAGGAACCCGCCGAGCAACCCGGTGGCCGTCGGCACGCGCGGGCGGACGGTGACCCCGAAGGCCGGACTGAGCGAGATCCCCGTGTTCGGCCGCGCCCTCCCGGAGGGGGCCGCGTACCCGGACGGCGTGGACGAGCAGTCCGAGTCGCCGCTCCCCTACACCATCAGCGCGGGCCAGCGGTACGTGACGCAGTCCCGCGTGCTCGGCACCTACGTCGACCGGTCGTCGTTCGGGGAGTCACCGGCCCCCGTGGTCAAGGGCGAGGAGGCGTACTACGAGATCCAGCTCGACCACCGGCTCGCCTACGTCCGCGCCGGCGACGTGGACGTGGTGAACCCGCCGGCCGCGGCGGGCCCGAACGTGGCCCCTCCGCAGGCTCCGAAGCCCTGA
- a CDS encoding DUF779 domain-containing protein: MEEEIPRVELTPQAAELVRRLRAEHGPLMFHQSGGCCDGSAPMCYPDGEFRTGGSDVLLAELTVEGVGEPVTFWMSRSQYEVWSHTRLIVDVVPGRGSGFSLEAPEGVRFLTRSRVVDA; this comes from the coding sequence ATGGAAGAGGAAATCCCGCGCGTCGAACTCACCCCGCAGGCGGCCGAACTGGTGCGGCGTCTGCGAGCCGAGCACGGTCCGCTGATGTTCCATCAGTCGGGCGGCTGCTGCGACGGCAGCGCGCCGATGTGCTATCCCGACGGCGAGTTCCGCACCGGCGGCTCGGACGTGCTGCTGGCCGAGCTGACGGTGGAGGGCGTCGGGGAACCGGTGACGTTCTGGATGTCGAGGAGCCAGTACGAGGTGTGGAGCCACACCCGGCTCATCGTCGACGTGGTGCCCGGTCGAGGCAGCGGATTCTCGCTGGAGGCACCCGAGGGGGTACGTTTTCTCACTCGTTCTCGCGTAGTCGACGCCTAG
- a CDS encoding phosphodiester glycosidase family protein, whose protein sequence is MTRRRRRSAAGRSVLTVLTAFGVLAGAALAGAAPASAAQAGGRLAPGVTYRQFDVPAAAGTAHAHLLTVELDNPHVHLDLLYPGAVAARATVSRLADSAGAIAGVNGDFFNISETQHPGVEATGAPVGPAVADGRVLKAAVPKGQRFGPALPPGTTTQDVLGVGTDRRARMDRLGLVGSVVTPVERLPLQGLNQYALPQNSVGAFTASWGSASRVRATCGTDTDRAAACSPDTYEVTVRDGRVVSAADTPGSGSIGAGTTVLVGREAGAQRLRKLSVGDPVTVTHDLVAASARAPFEFAIGGYPVLRDGKPLSGLDDSTSAVRTVVGFAGDGHRMLILALDGAVAYRSGMTIAEEASTLRTLGATDAFNLDGGGSSEMVTRASGEQAVTVRNHPSGGAERPVANGVGVFSTP, encoded by the coding sequence GTGACGCGACGTCGGCGGCGTTCGGCAGCGGGCAGATCGGTTCTCACGGTTCTCACGGCGTTCGGCGTACTGGCCGGTGCGGCCCTCGCGGGGGCGGCACCGGCCAGCGCCGCACAGGCGGGCGGACGGCTCGCGCCGGGCGTCACCTACCGGCAGTTCGACGTGCCGGCGGCGGCGGGGACGGCCCACGCCCATCTGCTCACCGTCGAGCTGGACAATCCGCACGTCCACCTCGACCTGTTGTATCCGGGTGCGGTGGCCGCCCGCGCGACCGTCTCACGGCTGGCCGACTCGGCCGGCGCGATCGCGGGCGTGAACGGTGACTTCTTCAACATCAGCGAGACCCAGCACCCGGGCGTCGAGGCAACCGGCGCGCCCGTGGGCCCGGCCGTCGCGGACGGTCGGGTGCTGAAGGCGGCGGTGCCGAAGGGGCAGCGGTTCGGGCCCGCGCTGCCGCCGGGCACGACGACACAGGACGTTCTCGGTGTCGGCACCGACCGGCGGGCCCGGATGGACCGCCTCGGACTCGTCGGGTCCGTGGTCACTCCGGTGGAGCGGCTGCCGCTCCAGGGTCTCAACCAGTACGCGCTGCCGCAGAATTCCGTCGGTGCCTTCACCGCGAGCTGGGGCAGCGCCTCCCGCGTACGCGCCACCTGCGGCACCGACACCGACCGGGCGGCGGCGTGCAGCCCGGACACGTACGAGGTGACGGTGCGGGACGGCCGGGTGGTGTCCGCCGCCGACACACCGGGCAGCGGGTCGATCGGCGCCGGCACCACGGTCCTGGTCGGGCGCGAGGCCGGCGCGCAGCGGTTGCGCAAGCTGTCGGTCGGCGATCCGGTGACCGTCACGCACGACCTGGTGGCGGCGTCCGCCCGGGCCCCGTTCGAGTTCGCGATCGGGGGCTACCCCGTGCTGCGCGACGGCAAGCCGCTGTCCGGACTGGACGACAGCACCTCGGCCGTGCGCACCGTCGTGGGCTTCGCGGGCGACGGGCACCGGATGCTGATCCTCGCTCTGGACGGGGCGGTCGCCTACCGGAGCGGGATGACCATCGCGGAGGAGGCGTCCACTCTGCGCACGCTGGGCGCGACGGACGCTTTCAACCTCGACGGCGGCGGATCCTCGGAGATGGTCACTCGGGCGTCCGGTGAGCAGGCAGTGACCGTGCGCAACCACCCGAGCGGTGGCGCCGAGCGGCCCGTCGCGAACGGCGTCGGGGTCTTCTCGACCCCTTGA
- a CDS encoding response regulator transcription factor, with product MSSSVTSMAVVCDWPLLQLGLAQAINTQPDLRITFFIKNVKELIRQAHDVEIVVLINLQASGQVASDEVAQLHRKGYAVIVLSTSKAQTDAVLCIKAGARGYVSRQTEGSELVRAIRAVASGRSYFGASLAGRSLPTPPPHITDREKQILQLVAGGATDREIATRLNITENTVHTHLERLRRKSGSRRRADLTRLAMKCGVLDNLTME from the coding sequence ATGAGCTCTTCTGTGACGTCCATGGCCGTTGTCTGCGACTGGCCGTTGCTTCAGCTCGGTCTCGCGCAGGCGATCAACACACAACCGGACCTGCGGATCACGTTCTTCATCAAAAACGTGAAGGAGCTGATCCGGCAGGCGCATGACGTCGAGATCGTCGTGCTCATCAACCTGCAGGCGTCCGGCCAGGTGGCCTCCGACGAAGTGGCCCAGTTGCATCGCAAGGGGTACGCGGTCATCGTGCTGTCCACCTCGAAGGCGCAGACCGACGCCGTCCTCTGCATCAAGGCCGGTGCCCGCGGCTATGTGAGCCGGCAGACCGAGGGCTCGGAGCTGGTGAGAGCCATCCGCGCCGTCGCCTCGGGGCGGAGCTACTTCGGTGCCAGTCTCGCCGGCCGAAGTCTGCCGACGCCGCCGCCTCACATCACCGACCGTGAGAAGCAGATCCTGCAGCTGGTCGCCGGCGGGGCGACGGATCGCGAGATCGCCACCAGGCTGAACATCACGGAAAACACGGTTCACACGCACCTGGAGCGTCTGCGCAGGAAGAGCGGCTCCCGCCGGAGGGCCGACCTCACCCGCCTTGCCATGAAGTGCGGCGTACTGGACAACCTCACCATGGAGTGA
- a CDS encoding phosphatidylinositol-specific phospholipase C/glycerophosphodiester phosphodiesterase family protein, giving the protein MALTTRRRALTTLGASLAGAIALPAGQALAAGGHRGPRPLWHAHAHNDYAHPRPLADALDHRFGSVEADIFLVGDQLLIGHDTSELDPSRTLESLYLDPLAARVRANRGSVYRGWRQPLQLLIDIKTEGSSTYLELDRHLRRHPHLFTRYAHGRVHPGPVTAVVSGDRAARGPMEAQPERRAFYDGRLTDLGTSAPAAFVPLISDNWALNFTWLGTGPFPGAERRKLRSITGAAHARGQQIRFWETPDAASPARDALWAELLAGGVDYLNTDDLAGLEAFLAAHPST; this is encoded by the coding sequence ATGGCCCTCACCACCCGTCGCAGAGCCCTCACCACCCTCGGCGCGTCCCTCGCGGGCGCGATCGCCCTGCCCGCGGGCCAGGCCCTGGCGGCAGGCGGTCACCGCGGTCCCCGGCCGCTGTGGCACGCGCACGCCCACAACGACTACGCGCACCCACGGCCCCTGGCCGACGCCCTCGACCACCGCTTCGGCAGCGTCGAGGCCGACATCTTCCTCGTCGGCGACCAACTGCTCATCGGCCACGACACCTCCGAGCTGGACCCGTCCCGCACACTCGAATCCCTCTACCTCGACCCGCTCGCCGCCCGCGTGCGAGCCAACCGGGGTTCCGTCTACCGCGGTTGGCGACAGCCCCTACAACTCCTCATCGACATCAAGACCGAGGGCTCCTCGACGTACCTCGAACTCGACCGCCACCTCAGGCGCCACCCGCACCTGTTCACCCGGTACGCGCACGGCCGCGTGCATCCGGGCCCGGTCACCGCCGTCGTCTCCGGCGACCGCGCCGCCCGCGGCCCCATGGAGGCCCAGCCCGAGCGCCGCGCCTTCTACGACGGACGGCTCACCGACCTCGGCACCTCGGCCCCCGCCGCCTTCGTCCCGCTGATCAGCGACAACTGGGCCCTGAACTTCACCTGGCTGGGCACCGGCCCCTTCCCCGGAGCGGAGCGGCGAAAGCTGCGGAGCATCACCGGCGCCGCCCACGCGCGCGGGCAGCAGATCCGGTTCTGGGAGACACCGGACGCCGCCAGCCCGGCCAGGGACGCGCTGTGGGCGGAACTCCTCGCCGGCGGGGTCGACTACCTCAACACCGACGACCTCGCCGGCCTGGAGGCCTTCCTCGCCGCACATCCGTCCACCTGA
- a CDS encoding acyl-CoA dehydrogenase family protein has translation MSTTNATGTPSAEPDLLYSEEEEALRAAVRDLLGDHCDAAGVIARTESDAPHDLALWKSLADSMGLAGLLVPEALGGQGATHREVAVVLEELGRAVAPVPYLTSAVVATEALLACADEELLGRLASGRTIGALAVALHLAPGAAFPAARLEGGSLHGELTGIADAAAADVLLVPADDGGLYAVAADAVTITPQPSLDLTRPLATVTLDGTPGRRLGDAEPAVRRALRAAAGLLASEQLGLADWTLTETVRYLKERKQFNRPVGGFQAIKHRLAQLWLEVVSLRAAARNAADALSAELSATPGDPGGEDIDVAVAVAQAYAAPVAVHAAEEALQLHAGIGMTWEHPIHLYLKRAKADSIAYGTAGAHREALARLVDLQAP, from the coding sequence ATGAGCACGACGAACGCGACGGGTACACCGAGCGCCGAGCCCGACCTGCTGTACTCGGAGGAGGAAGAGGCGCTCCGCGCCGCCGTCCGTGACCTGCTCGGCGACCACTGTGACGCCGCCGGTGTGATCGCCCGCACCGAGTCCGACGCCCCGCACGACCTCGCCCTGTGGAAGTCCCTCGCCGACAGCATGGGCCTCGCCGGGCTGCTGGTCCCCGAGGCGCTGGGCGGCCAGGGCGCCACGCACCGCGAAGTCGCCGTGGTGCTGGAGGAACTGGGCCGCGCCGTGGCACCCGTGCCGTACCTCACCAGCGCGGTCGTGGCCACCGAGGCCCTGCTCGCCTGCGCGGACGAGGAACTGCTGGGCCGCCTGGCCTCCGGGCGCACCATCGGCGCGCTCGCGGTCGCCCTGCATCTCGCACCCGGCGCCGCCTTCCCGGCCGCGCGCCTCGAAGGCGGGTCCCTGCACGGCGAGTTGACCGGCATCGCGGACGCGGCCGCCGCCGACGTCCTGCTCGTCCCGGCCGACGACGGCGGACTGTACGCGGTCGCCGCCGACGCGGTGACGATCACCCCGCAGCCCTCCCTGGACCTGACCCGCCCCCTCGCCACCGTCACCCTCGACGGCACCCCCGGCCGCCGCCTCGGCGACGCCGAACCGGCCGTACGACGGGCCCTGCGAGCCGCTGCCGGACTGCTCGCCTCCGAGCAACTCGGCCTGGCGGACTGGACGTTGACCGAGACGGTCCGGTACCTGAAGGAACGCAAGCAGTTCAACCGGCCCGTCGGCGGCTTCCAGGCGATCAAGCACCGGCTCGCCCAGCTGTGGCTGGAAGTCGTCAGCCTCCGGGCTGCCGCCCGCAACGCCGCCGACGCGCTGTCCGCCGAGCTCTCGGCCACGCCGGGTGACCCCGGCGGCGAGGACATCGACGTCGCGGTCGCCGTCGCGCAGGCGTACGCGGCGCCCGTCGCCGTCCACGCGGCAGAGGAGGCGCTCCAGTTGCACGCGGGGATCGGCATGACCTGGGAGCACCCGATCCACCTGTACCTCAAGCGGGCCAAGGCCGACTCGATCGCCTACGGCACCGCGGGTGCCCATCGCGAGGCACTGGCCCGGCTGGTCGACCTCCAGGCGCCCTGA
- a CDS encoding acyl-CoA dehydrogenase family protein, translated as MTDAAELKRRTADLLAAHPPATTSGVEFLRARFDAGLAWVHYPEGLGGLGAPRALQAVVDAELAAADAPDNDPRRIGIGLGMAAPTILRYGTEEQKRRFLRPLWTGEEVWCQLFSEPGAGSDLAALGTRAVREGDDWIVDGQKVWTSSAHLARWAILIARTDPSVPKHAGITYFICDMTDPGVEVRPLRQITGEAEFNEVFLTGVRIPDAHRLGEVGDGWRVAQTTLMNERVSIGGMRLPREGGMIGPIARTWRERPELRTHDLHQRLLRLWVDSEVSRLTAERLRQQLVAGQPGYEGSGMKLAFARLNQEISGLEVELRGEEGLLYDDWTMRRPELVDFTGRDAGYRYLRSKGNSIEGGTSEVLLNIVAERVLGLPAEPRTDKDVAWKDLAR; from the coding sequence ATGACCGACGCAGCCGAACTCAAGCGCCGTACAGCGGACTTGCTGGCCGCACACCCGCCGGCGACCACGAGTGGTGTGGAGTTCCTCAGGGCCCGCTTCGACGCCGGCCTCGCCTGGGTGCACTACCCGGAGGGCCTCGGCGGACTCGGTGCGCCGCGCGCGCTCCAGGCCGTCGTGGACGCCGAACTCGCGGCCGCGGACGCCCCCGACAACGACCCCCGGCGCATCGGCATCGGCCTAGGCATGGCCGCCCCGACCATCCTGCGCTACGGCACCGAGGAGCAGAAGCGGCGCTTCCTGCGCCCGCTGTGGACCGGCGAGGAGGTCTGGTGCCAGCTGTTCAGCGAGCCGGGCGCCGGCTCCGACCTCGCGGCGCTCGGTACGCGGGCCGTCCGTGAGGGCGACGACTGGATCGTCGACGGGCAGAAGGTGTGGACCTCCAGCGCCCACCTCGCCCGCTGGGCCATCCTCATCGCCCGCACCGACCCGAGCGTGCCCAAGCACGCCGGCATCACCTACTTCATCTGCGACATGACCGACCCCGGGGTCGAGGTGCGGCCGCTGCGCCAGATCACCGGCGAGGCCGAGTTCAACGAGGTCTTCCTCACCGGCGTCCGCATCCCCGACGCCCACCGCCTCGGCGAGGTCGGCGACGGCTGGCGGGTCGCGCAGACCACGCTGATGAACGAGCGCGTCTCCATCGGCGGCATGCGGCTGCCCCGCGAGGGCGGCATGATCGGCCCGATCGCCAGGACCTGGCGGGAGCGCCCCGAACTGCGCACCCACGACCTGCATCAGCGGCTGCTGCGGCTCTGGGTCGACTCCGAGGTCTCCCGTCTCACCGCCGAACGCCTGCGCCAGCAGCTCGTCGCCGGCCAGCCCGGCTACGAGGGCTCCGGCATGAAGCTCGCCTTCGCCCGCCTCAACCAGGAGATCAGCGGCCTGGAGGTCGAACTCCGGGGCGAGGAAGGCCTGCTGTACGACGACTGGACCATGCGCCGCCCCGAGCTGGTCGACTTCACCGGCCGCGACGCCGGCTACCGCTACCTGCGCTCCAAGGGCAACAGCATCGAGGGCGGGACCAGCGAGGTCCTGCTGAACATCGTCGCCGAGCGCGTCCTCGGTCTGCCCGCCGAACCGCGCACCGACAAGGACGTCGCCTGGAAGGACCTCGCCCGATGA
- a CDS encoding NADPH:quinone oxidoreductase family protein — MQAWQVHENGEPSEVMRLAEVERPTPGDGQVLLRVRAANINFPDALLCRGQYQIRPPLPFTPGVEICAETEDGRRVIANPALPYGGFAEYAVADARALLPAPESLDDAEAAALHIGYQTGWFGLHRRANLQAGETLLVHAAAGGVGSAAVQLGKAAGARVVGVVGGAGKAAVARDLGCDVVVDRHSEDVVAAVKEATGGRGADVVYDPVGGEAYTQSAKLVAFEGRIVVVGFAGGTIPAPALNHALVKNYSIMGLHWGLYNTKNPKLVQHCHEQLTELAARGAIKPLVSERVPLDGAAAAVQRVADGVTTGRVAVLVGKGDTA, encoded by the coding sequence ATGCAGGCATGGCAAGTGCACGAGAACGGCGAGCCCAGCGAGGTGATGCGCCTGGCGGAGGTGGAGCGGCCCACGCCCGGCGACGGCCAGGTGCTGCTGCGCGTGCGGGCCGCCAACATCAACTTCCCGGACGCGCTGCTGTGCCGGGGCCAGTACCAGATCCGTCCGCCGCTGCCCTTCACGCCCGGTGTGGAGATCTGCGCCGAGACCGAGGACGGCCGCCGGGTGATCGCCAACCCGGCCCTGCCGTACGGCGGCTTCGCCGAGTACGCCGTCGCCGACGCCCGCGCCCTGCTGCCCGCGCCCGAGTCGCTGGACGACGCCGAGGCCGCCGCGCTGCACATCGGCTACCAGACGGGCTGGTTCGGTCTGCACCGCAGGGCCAACCTCCAGGCGGGGGAGACCCTCCTCGTGCACGCCGCCGCCGGTGGCGTCGGCAGCGCGGCCGTGCAGCTCGGCAAGGCGGCCGGAGCACGGGTCGTCGGCGTCGTGGGCGGCGCCGGCAAGGCCGCCGTCGCCCGGGACCTGGGCTGCGACGTCGTCGTCGACCGCCACTCCGAGGACGTCGTCGCGGCCGTCAAGGAAGCCACTGGCGGGCGCGGCGCGGACGTCGTGTACGACCCCGTCGGCGGCGAGGCCTACACGCAGTCCGCCAAGCTGGTCGCCTTCGAGGGCCGGATCGTGGTCGTCGGCTTCGCCGGCGGCACCATCCCGGCCCCCGCGCTCAACCACGCGCTGGTGAAGAACTACTCGATCATGGGCCTGCACTGGGGCCTGTACAACACCAAGAACCCGAAGCTGGTCCAGCACTGCCACGAGCAGCTGACCGAGCTGGCCGCGCGCGGCGCGATCAAGCCGCTGGTGAGCGAGCGGGTGCCGCTGGACGGGGCCGCCGCCGCCGTGCAGCGCGTCGCCGACGGGGTCACCACCGGCCGCGTGGCCGTGCTGGTGGGGAAGGGAGACACGGCATGA
- a CDS encoding helix-turn-helix domain-containing protein, which produces MADTSDGAESTDEVLAGVGPRLRRIRKEREVTLAALSETTGISVSTLSRLESGLRRPSLELLLPIARAHQVPLDELVGAPSVGDPRVRAKPMRRDGRTFWPLTRQPGGLQAYKVVEPRRDQAPDPRTHEGYEWLYVLAGRLRLVLGEHDVVLSAGEAAEFDTRVPHWFGSAGEGPVEFLSLFGPQGERMHVRARPAARGQVD; this is translated from the coding sequence ATGGCTGATACGAGTGACGGCGCCGAGAGCACCGACGAGGTCCTGGCGGGGGTCGGCCCGCGCCTGCGGCGGATCCGGAAGGAGCGGGAGGTGACCCTCGCGGCCCTGTCCGAGACCACGGGTATCTCCGTCAGCACCCTGTCGCGGCTGGAGTCCGGCCTGCGCAGACCCAGTCTGGAACTGCTGCTGCCCATCGCCCGGGCGCACCAGGTCCCGCTGGACGAACTGGTCGGGGCCCCGTCGGTCGGTGACCCCCGGGTACGGGCCAAGCCCATGCGGCGCGACGGCCGCACGTTCTGGCCGCTGACCCGGCAGCCGGGCGGCCTGCAGGCGTACAAGGTCGTCGAACCGCGGCGCGATCAGGCGCCGGACCCGCGCACCCACGAGGGCTACGAGTGGCTGTACGTGCTGGCGGGGCGGCTGCGGCTGGTGCTCGGCGAACACGACGTGGTGCTGTCCGCGGGGGAGGCGGCCGAGTTCGACACCCGTGTCCCGCACTGGTTCGGGTCCGCCGGGGAGGGGCCCGTGGAGTTCCTGAGCCTGTTCGGGCCGCAGGGGGAGCGGATGCATGTGCGGGCGCGGCCCGCCGCGCGCGGCCAAGTGGACTGA
- a CDS encoding ATP-dependent DNA ligase has product MLLTRLAEVSREVAATAARNRKTALLAELFQDAEADDVPIVIPYLAGRLPQGRLGVGWKVLSRPVPPAAEPSLTVREVDARLTELGNVSGPGSQAERARIVGELMGAATEGEQHFLLGLLTGEVRQGALDAVAVEGLAQATGADASDVRRAVMLAGSLQTVARALLADGPASLDGFRLTVGRPVLPMLAQSASSVAEAVGKLGACAVEEKLDGIRVQVHRDGDTVRIHTRTLDDITDRLPEVRTAALELPGERFILDGEVISLGPDGRPRSFQETAGRVGSRVDVARAAGAVPVSPVFFDALSVDGRDLLDLPFTERHAELAGLVPEPMRVRRTLVSGPEDVTEAERFLADTLARGHEGVVVKGLDAPYSAGRRGASWLKVKPVHTLDLVVLAAEWGHGRRTGKLSNLHLGARTPDGGFAMLGKTFKGMTDSMLAWQTEKLRELAVEDHGWGVTVRPELVVEIAYDGLQRSSRYPAGVTLRFARVVRYREDKRPEEADTVEALLAAHPEVTP; this is encoded by the coding sequence ATGCTGCTGACCCGGCTGGCGGAGGTGTCCCGGGAGGTCGCCGCGACGGCGGCCCGGAACCGTAAGACCGCGCTGCTCGCGGAGCTGTTCCAAGACGCGGAGGCGGACGACGTACCGATCGTCATCCCGTATCTCGCGGGGCGGCTGCCCCAGGGGCGGCTCGGCGTCGGCTGGAAGGTGCTGAGCCGTCCGGTGCCGCCTGCCGCCGAGCCCTCCCTCACCGTGCGGGAGGTCGACGCCCGGCTCACCGAGCTGGGCAACGTGTCCGGGCCCGGCTCCCAGGCGGAACGGGCCCGGATCGTCGGCGAGCTGATGGGCGCGGCCACCGAGGGCGAGCAGCACTTCCTGCTCGGTCTGCTCACCGGCGAGGTCCGCCAGGGCGCGCTGGACGCGGTCGCGGTGGAGGGCCTGGCGCAGGCGACCGGAGCGGACGCGTCGGACGTACGCCGGGCGGTGATGCTCGCCGGGTCGCTCCAGACGGTGGCCCGGGCCCTGCTCGCCGACGGGCCCGCCTCGCTCGACGGGTTCCGGCTCACCGTCGGCCGCCCGGTGCTGCCGATGCTGGCGCAGAGCGCCTCCTCGGTCGCCGAGGCGGTCGGGAAGCTGGGCGCGTGCGCGGTCGAGGAGAAGCTGGACGGTATCCGGGTCCAGGTCCACCGGGACGGCGACACGGTGCGGATCCACACCCGCACGCTGGACGACATCACCGACCGGCTGCCCGAAGTGCGCACCGCCGCGCTGGAACTGCCGGGCGAACGGTTCATCCTGGACGGCGAGGTGATCTCCCTCGGCCCGGACGGCCGGCCCCGCTCCTTCCAGGAGACGGCGGGCCGGGTCGGCTCCCGGGTGGACGTGGCGAGGGCCGCCGGGGCGGTCCCGGTCTCGCCCGTGTTCTTCGACGCGCTGTCCGTGGACGGCCGGGACCTGCTGGACCTCCCCTTCACCGAGCGGCACGCGGAGCTGGCCGGGCTGGTGCCCGAGCCGATGCGGGTGCGCCGGACGCTGGTGTCCGGTCCGGAGGACGTCACGGAGGCGGAGCGCTTCCTCGCCGACACCCTGGCGCGCGGCCACGAGGGGGTGGTCGTCAAGGGCCTGGACGCCCCCTACAGCGCGGGCCGGCGGGGCGCCTCCTGGCTGAAGGTCAAGCCCGTGCACACGCTCGACCTCGTGGTGCTGGCCGCCGAGTGGGGGCACGGCCGCCGCACCGGGAAGCTGTCCAACCTCCACCTTGGCGCCCGCACCCCGGACGGCGGCTTCGCGATGCTCGGAAAGACCTTCAAGGGCATGACCGACTCGATGCTCGCCTGGCAGACGGAGAAGCTCCGGGAGCTGGCCGTCGAGGATCACGGCTGGGGCGTGACCGTACGCCCCGAACTCGTCGTGGAGATCGCCTACGACGGCCTCCAGCGCTCCTCCCGCTACCCGGCCGGTGTCACCCTGCGCTTCGCGCGCGTGGTCCGCTACCGCGAGGACAAGCGGCCCGAGGAGGCCGATACGGTGGAGGCCCTGCTGGCGGCCCACCCGGAGGTCACACCGTGA